In Lentisphaera araneosa HTCC2155, a single window of DNA contains:
- a CDS encoding tetratricopeptide repeat protein — translation MIKFGKTFIYQILCVASLQAQDADSVADKILSNEKDDVSSSVVKSNEVVRKQQLYLELKIKVSKLRKSLNAGFVDGLDTGITQAFASLATLASSSDAVVALENELKSIEVDYLVYQIDEILNTVERANSTRQIQKAKDLLDHAIELDPENKKKYLALQEDLNNRFKELEYVESVNADAINTEVQDVNDEVRVYYEKAKILKSTGDYIKSLEVLDKILTLDPFNVDASHLKFQLAKIVKEKGAERQDSLSEELSAENSWKWVDPIVKSADKANVLVSNVERDDDNFGEIYKKLEIEIPVVNYEGEPLAEVIEQLIEISKQQDIEGKGVNIVFLRETKASSAPQEAAIDDLDDGFDDGGFDDGGFDDAGFEDEAVVQDSAPQTVNNYPVRLNVEKVPMGKLLELIVQSQGLNMKIEEHTVIIAEPNVKLELMETKFFNVPAGMLEIIPTSDSLDLVDSGLGERGGDGAGQNWSDYFKNMGVTFPAGAKLSYVASVNRLVVTNTVNNNQLIQDIINNLNTGAAQVNVEAKVVDITWNAMQELGFLWRWTGPRTPNHTLTGDRIFAQSNTPASGGERFDNNIRGINEVVTSQEGPVQLAADLIFGNQELQMMIRALDQSDTNEILMAPNVLTKSGETAVIRVVTSQQFVEEWEEGEFSNSTEIVPSTPTFGEEKDIGFVLSVTPEVDPNNTVITMEVNPEFIEFLGYDTDLNTSTELQLFDINGSPFTYQAEFIYSMPIFEVRSIETRVKLWDGQTFTLGGLIRENVWTVDDSIPYISAIPFVGRLFQNKGEASEKRSLLMFITARLITESGLPLRINQVPGLPDFKKI, via the coding sequence ATGATCAAGTTTGGGAAAACTTTTATATACCAAATCCTTTGTGTAGCTTCACTGCAAGCCCAAGATGCAGATTCAGTTGCAGATAAGATTTTATCAAATGAAAAGGATGATGTCTCTTCTTCAGTTGTCAAAAGTAATGAAGTTGTGCGCAAGCAACAGCTATATTTAGAACTAAAAATTAAGGTATCAAAATTAAGAAAAAGTTTAAATGCTGGTTTTGTCGATGGTTTAGACACTGGTATTACACAAGCTTTTGCAAGTTTAGCAACTTTAGCTTCGTCATCAGATGCTGTGGTGGCTTTGGAAAATGAGCTGAAGAGTATAGAAGTCGATTACTTGGTGTACCAAATAGACGAAATTTTGAATACTGTTGAGAGAGCTAATAGCACCAGACAAATTCAAAAAGCAAAAGACCTCCTTGATCATGCCATTGAATTAGATCCAGAAAACAAGAAAAAATACTTAGCCTTACAAGAGGATTTAAATAATCGTTTTAAAGAACTTGAGTACGTTGAATCGGTTAATGCTGATGCAATTAACACTGAGGTCCAAGACGTCAACGATGAAGTTAGAGTCTATTATGAGAAAGCTAAGATACTAAAAAGTACTGGCGATTATATCAAGTCATTAGAGGTATTAGATAAAATATTAACTTTAGATCCCTTTAATGTTGATGCGAGTCATTTAAAATTTCAGTTAGCAAAAATTGTCAAAGAGAAAGGCGCTGAAAGACAGGATTCATTATCTGAGGAACTTTCTGCTGAAAATTCATGGAAATGGGTGGATCCAATTGTCAAATCGGCAGATAAAGCCAACGTGCTCGTAAGTAATGTAGAAAGAGACGACGATAATTTTGGTGAGATTTATAAAAAACTAGAAATTGAAATCCCTGTAGTCAATTATGAAGGTGAGCCTCTTGCGGAAGTTATTGAACAGCTTATAGAGATTAGTAAGCAGCAAGATATTGAAGGTAAGGGTGTAAATATTGTCTTTTTACGTGAAACCAAGGCTTCTAGCGCTCCACAAGAAGCGGCGATTGATGACTTAGACGATGGTTTTGATGATGGCGGGTTTGATGATGGCGGTTTTGATGATGCAGGCTTCGAAGATGAAGCTGTAGTTCAAGATAGTGCCCCTCAAACGGTCAATAACTATCCCGTACGCCTCAATGTAGAAAAAGTTCCCATGGGCAAATTACTTGAACTTATAGTTCAATCTCAGGGGCTTAATATGAAGATTGAGGAGCACACTGTTATCATAGCTGAACCTAACGTTAAGCTTGAATTGATGGAGACGAAATTCTTTAATGTACCAGCAGGGATGTTAGAGATAATACCGACTTCAGATAGTTTAGATTTAGTTGATTCAGGTCTTGGTGAACGAGGCGGTGATGGAGCAGGTCAAAATTGGTCAGATTACTTTAAAAACATGGGTGTTACTTTTCCTGCAGGAGCAAAGTTGTCTTATGTCGCAAGTGTTAATCGTTTAGTCGTAACCAACACAGTTAATAATAATCAATTAATTCAAGATATAATTAATAACTTAAATACCGGTGCTGCCCAAGTAAATGTGGAAGCAAAAGTGGTAGATATCACCTGGAATGCGATGCAAGAATTGGGCTTCTTATGGCGTTGGACGGGTCCACGTACACCTAATCACACATTAACTGGAGATAGGATTTTTGCACAATCGAATACTCCTGCAAGTGGTGGTGAAAGATTCGATAACAATATCAGAGGCATTAATGAGGTTGTAACTAGTCAGGAAGGCCCGGTTCAGCTGGCCGCTGACTTAATATTTGGTAACCAAGAATTACAGATGATGATTCGAGCATTGGATCAATCCGATACCAATGAAATTCTCATGGCCCCAAATGTGCTTACAAAAAGCGGAGAAACTGCGGTGATTCGCGTCGTTACCTCACAACAGTTTGTTGAAGAATGGGAAGAAGGTGAATTTAGTAACAGTACTGAAATTGTGCCTAGTACACCTACTTTTGGTGAAGAAAAAGATATCGGCTTTGTTTTAAGTGTAACTCCTGAAGTTGACCCAAATAACACAGTAATTACCATGGAAGTTAATCCCGAGTTTATCGAGTTTTTAGGCTATGATACAGATTTGAATACTTCCACAGAACTTCAGCTTTTTGATATAAATGGATCCCCTTTTACTTATCAAGCTGAATTTATATACTCAATGCCGATTTTTGAAGTCAGATCGATTGAGACAAGAGTCAAATTATGGGATGGACAAACTTTTACTCTTGGTGGCTTAATTAGAGAGAATGTTTGGACTGTAGATGATTCAATTCCCTATATATCAGCCATTCCATTTGTGGGTAGATTATTCCAAAATAAGGGTGAGGCTTCAGAAAAACGCTCTTTACTCATGTTTATAACGGCTCGTTTGATAACTGAGAGTGGCCTGCCATTAAGAATAAATCAAGTGCCAGGGCTTCCTGACTTCAAGAAAATTTAG
- a CDS encoding aldehyde dehydrogenase family protein translates to MKHYPIYIGGREYSSDIVTESTCVYSQKKFAEVSLANPEHIEQAIEIGHKAKNSMKNLSAHQKRKVLLECRDLFEVNFEDLAETITLESGKTINESRAEMQRVISTFDYASIEVMKMDGEVLAMDTHANSEEFECLIKRFPKGLCTFITPFNFPINLIAHKVAPAIAAGCPFIIKPSDKTPICALKFAEILKQTSLPKEAFSVLPCSNEDSLKLVKDERISFLSFTGSEKVGWMLKGLAGKKSVCLELGGIASCAVYPDTDLANASKNILTAAFGQAGQSCISLQKLYIHNEVKESLIKLLVDGCKDIVLGDPSDQKTKLGPLINEDSLQRVQKLINQSVKTGTEIITGGKRRNNSFEPTILTKLDINDPISTQEVFAPLFIVEEFNNSDELFQIINKSPYGIHVGIYSSNIKLAMRAWNELECTSVVFGHVPTWRSDKMPYGGIKNSGCGREGLKYAIEEMTELKSLVIKK, encoded by the coding sequence ATGAAACATTACCCCATATATATTGGTGGAAGAGAATACTCCAGCGATATTGTAACTGAATCTACTTGTGTCTATTCCCAAAAGAAATTTGCAGAAGTTTCCTTAGCAAATCCTGAGCATATAGAGCAGGCGATAGAAATTGGCCATAAAGCTAAAAATTCTATGAAAAACTTATCTGCTCATCAAAAGCGGAAAGTTTTGCTTGAGTGTAGAGATCTATTTGAAGTGAATTTTGAAGATTTAGCCGAAACAATCACTCTAGAAAGCGGCAAGACAATCAATGAATCTCGTGCGGAAATGCAACGAGTGATCAGTACCTTTGATTATGCATCTATAGAAGTCATGAAAATGGATGGCGAAGTACTCGCCATGGATACACACGCGAATTCTGAAGAATTCGAATGCTTAATTAAACGCTTCCCCAAAGGTCTCTGTACTTTTATCACTCCTTTTAATTTTCCTATCAATCTCATTGCACATAAAGTTGCGCCTGCTATCGCCGCAGGATGTCCATTTATTATTAAACCATCTGATAAAACGCCAATTTGTGCATTAAAATTTGCAGAAATTCTTAAACAAACTTCACTTCCAAAGGAAGCGTTTTCAGTATTGCCATGCTCTAACGAAGATTCTTTAAAACTCGTGAAAGATGAACGCATTAGTTTTTTAAGCTTTACTGGCTCAGAAAAGGTTGGATGGATGCTAAAAGGTTTGGCCGGTAAAAAATCTGTATGCCTAGAATTAGGCGGCATAGCGTCTTGTGCCGTGTACCCTGATACTGACTTAGCAAATGCAAGCAAGAACATTTTAACGGCTGCATTTGGACAAGCAGGCCAAAGCTGTATCAGTCTTCAAAAACTTTATATCCACAATGAGGTTAAAGAATCACTCATAAAACTCCTTGTCGACGGCTGCAAAGACATTGTGTTAGGGGACCCTAGTGATCAAAAAACTAAATTGGGACCATTAATCAATGAAGATAGCCTTCAACGCGTTCAGAAATTAATTAATCAAAGTGTTAAGACTGGAACCGAAATCATTACAGGAGGCAAGAGGAGAAACAACTCCTTTGAACCCACTATACTTACTAAACTCGATATAAATGACCCCATTTCTACTCAAGAGGTATTTGCTCCATTATTTATAGTCGAAGAGTTTAATAATTCAGATGAACTCTTTCAAATAATAAATAAATCTCCATATGGTATCCACGTAGGCATATACTCAAGCAACATAAAGCTGGCAATGAGAGCCTGGAATGAATTAGAATGTACGAGTGTGGTATTTGGCCATGTCCCAACCTGGCGCTCAGATAAAATGCCCTATGGGGGGATAAAAAATAGTGGTTGTGGTCGAGAGGGCCTAAAATATGCTATTGAAGAAATGACTGAGCTTAAATCATTAGTCATTAAAAAATAA
- the rlmN gene encoding 23S rRNA (adenine(2503)-C(2))-methyltransferase RlmN, with protein MNRERIQTIVDEYKLPKFRAKQLKEAFFEHHYSSFDQLTNFPKDLRNKLTEENQVLCLTVNKVFASSDQVTYKALLELHDGLKIESVLMSPKPGLWTACISSQVGCAMKCSFCATGTMGLTRNLTSEEISDQVLFWRQFIAKNDIDTDRLNNVVYMGMGEPLHNTKEVFSSIEELTAEDSFKIGSRHISVSTSGLLKGVKEMAEKFPQVNLALSLHAAKDELRSSIMPINKAFDLEKIRTCLDEYIDSTHRKVFIEYVLLEGENNELSHAVELSKFLKSLKRPELTHTNLIVYNETDSEHKGSTKQKADQFRNHLKSKGLSVTIRKNLGRDIDGACGQLAVKEEN; from the coding sequence ATGAATCGCGAACGAATTCAGACTATTGTTGATGAATATAAACTTCCAAAATTTAGAGCTAAACAACTCAAAGAGGCCTTTTTTGAGCACCACTACAGTTCTTTTGATCAACTCACAAACTTTCCAAAAGACCTTAGAAATAAGTTGACCGAAGAGAACCAAGTTCTTTGCTTAACCGTGAATAAAGTTTTTGCCTCATCCGACCAAGTCACTTACAAGGCCTTATTAGAACTTCACGATGGATTAAAAATTGAATCTGTCCTCATGAGCCCTAAGCCAGGTTTATGGACCGCTTGCATAAGCTCTCAAGTTGGCTGTGCAATGAAATGTAGTTTTTGTGCAACGGGAACCATGGGATTGACACGAAACTTAACATCTGAAGAGATCTCAGACCAAGTTCTCTTTTGGCGTCAATTTATTGCCAAAAATGACATCGACACCGATCGACTTAATAATGTTGTCTATATGGGTATGGGCGAGCCTTTGCACAATACCAAAGAGGTATTTAGTAGCATAGAAGAACTTACTGCAGAAGATAGTTTCAAGATTGGCTCACGCCATATTTCAGTCTCGACTTCAGGTTTACTAAAGGGCGTGAAAGAAATGGCCGAAAAATTCCCGCAGGTCAATCTTGCACTTTCACTTCATGCTGCAAAAGATGAGCTACGCTCTTCTATCATGCCGATTAACAAGGCTTTTGATTTAGAAAAGATTCGCACTTGTCTCGATGAATACATCGATAGCACACACAGAAAAGTTTTTATTGAATATGTTCTTTTAGAAGGTGAAAATAATGAATTAAGTCATGCGGTTGAACTCAGTAAGTTCCTGAAATCACTCAAACGCCCAGAATTGACACACACAAACCTCATTGTCTATAACGAAACTGATAGTGAACACAAAGGCTCCACAAAACAAAAAGCCGATCAATTTCGTAATCATTTAAAATCCAAAGGCCTCAGTGTAACCATTCGCAAAAACCTTGGACGTGATATTGATGGTGCCTGTGGTCAACTCGCAGTAAAAGAAGAGAATTAA
- the rnc gene encoding ribonuclease III, with the protein MSISFKVLEDNLKCKFNQPTLLREALTHRSYKFESKEPLNDNQRLEFLGDAVIELIVSRYLFDRYPDAPEGDLTKYRAALVKESALFECAKSIKLGKYLLLGKSELKSQGNERPSNLSDAYEALMAAIYLDQGYETAQSFHINILEKLWDEPADLLLVQNPKGTLQELTQKNHGSPPKYITISKTGPEHDPLYKVECILNKELISKGQGKTLKAAQENAARKAIHCLKEEKS; encoded by the coding sequence ATGAGCATCTCTTTTAAAGTTCTTGAAGATAATCTAAAGTGTAAATTTAATCAACCTACACTTTTGCGAGAAGCCTTGACTCACCGTTCTTATAAGTTTGAGAGCAAAGAGCCATTAAACGATAATCAACGTTTAGAATTCCTCGGAGATGCCGTTATTGAACTGATTGTCTCACGCTATCTTTTTGATCGTTATCCAGATGCGCCCGAGGGTGACTTAACTAAGTATCGAGCGGCCTTAGTCAAAGAATCGGCTCTCTTTGAATGTGCTAAGAGCATTAAGCTCGGAAAGTATTTACTTTTGGGAAAAAGCGAACTTAAAAGTCAGGGCAATGAACGTCCTTCTAATTTATCTGATGCTTACGAAGCTCTCATGGCTGCCATCTATCTAGATCAAGGTTATGAAACTGCGCAAAGTTTTCATATTAACATTTTAGAAAAATTATGGGACGAACCCGCCGATTTACTCCTCGTGCAAAACCCAAAAGGGACTCTCCAAGAACTCACTCAAAAAAATCACGGCTCGCCACCTAAGTATATCACCATTTCTAAAACGGGACCTGAACATGACCCCTTATACAAGGTTGAGTGTATCTTAAATAAAGAACTCATCTCTAAGGGCCAAGGTAAAACATTAAAGGCTGCACAAGAAAATGCCGCAAGAAAGGCTATTCATTGCCTTAAAGAGGAAAAATCATGA